One Rhodococcus sp. P1Y DNA window includes the following coding sequences:
- a CDS encoding SAM-dependent methyltransferase — protein MTSTRSSGVALRIADLLQPYVGGVLPVRLRAWDGSVAGDPDAPEVHLNSPNVLRRLLWSPGELGAAQAYVLGELDVVGDVGDALDHVWGEVRARRLTAVRPKPTALIALAKLARELGALGRPLPAPASQAVVKGRLHSLIRDRAAISHHYDLSNDFYELVLDSHMAYSSGYWTSKSPEYTLDHAQRDKLDLVCKKIGLDRRPGQRFLDVGCGWGSLSLHAAQEYGAQVVGVTISRAQKAFIDKRIADRGLQDRVEIRIQDYREIPDGPFDAVASIEMGEHVGESNYPTYTAALFSNVRPGGRVLIQQMSRKEGDNPGGGAFIEQFIAPDMYMRPVGRTVAMIEEAGLEVRDVHAMREHYVRTVDVWTERFEARWDEVVALVGEEVARVWRLYLVGGGMAFRDGRMGVDQILSVRPGSKGRVDFEPVRPQWVGPTR, from the coding sequence GTGACTTCCACCCGAAGCTCCGGGGTAGCCCTCCGAATCGCAGACCTTCTCCAACCGTACGTCGGCGGCGTGCTACCGGTGCGACTGCGTGCTTGGGACGGCAGCGTCGCCGGCGACCCGGATGCGCCCGAAGTGCATCTGAACTCGCCGAACGTTCTTCGTCGTCTGCTGTGGAGCCCCGGTGAACTCGGCGCGGCGCAGGCGTATGTTCTCGGCGAGCTCGACGTCGTCGGCGATGTGGGCGATGCCCTCGACCACGTGTGGGGAGAGGTACGTGCCCGGCGGTTGACTGCTGTGCGTCCGAAGCCCACTGCATTGATTGCTTTGGCGAAACTGGCCCGCGAACTCGGTGCCCTCGGCCGTCCGCTTCCCGCACCGGCCTCGCAGGCCGTGGTCAAGGGTCGGCTGCACTCTCTGATACGGGACAGAGCCGCGATCAGTCACCACTACGACCTCTCGAACGACTTCTACGAATTGGTGCTCGACTCGCACATGGCCTACTCCTCCGGGTACTGGACCTCGAAATCGCCCGAGTACACACTCGACCATGCGCAACGCGACAAGCTCGATCTGGTCTGCAAGAAGATCGGTCTCGACCGCAGACCAGGACAGCGTTTTCTCGATGTCGGTTGTGGTTGGGGTTCGTTGAGCCTGCACGCAGCACAGGAATACGGCGCACAGGTGGTCGGCGTAACCATCTCGCGGGCGCAGAAAGCGTTCATCGACAAGCGAATTGCCGACCGTGGACTACAGGATCGAGTCGAGATTCGCATCCAGGACTATCGTGAGATACCCGACGGACCGTTCGACGCGGTGGCGTCGATCGAGATGGGTGAGCACGTAGGCGAGAGCAACTACCCGACGTACACGGCTGCGTTGTTCTCCAACGTCCGCCCCGGTGGCCGAGTGTTGATTCAGCAGATGTCCCGCAAAGAGGGTGACAATCCCGGCGGCGGCGCGTTCATCGAACAGTTCATCGCGCCTGACATGTACATGCGCCCAGTGGGGCGCACTGTCGCGATGATCGAGGAAGCTGGTCTCGAAGTGCGGGACGTGCACGCCATGCGTGAGCACTACGTTCGCACGGTGGACGTGTGGACCGAGCGTTTCGAAGCACGGTGGGACGAGGTCGTTGCCCTTGTAGGGGAAGAAGTCGCGAGAGTGTGGCGCCTCTACCTCGTCGGCGGTGGTATGGCATTTCGTGATGGACGAATGGGCGTCGATCAAATCCTGTCGGTACGGCCGGGTTCGAAAGGCCGGGTCGACTTCGAACCTGTCAGACCGCAATGGGTCGGACCGACGCGATGA
- a CDS encoding SAM-dependent methyltransferase produces the protein MTTVVRSTSDVDTRNWPGIAYVPAGTKTRIAAPVADFLFRRAVGMLPVRARFDDGTEIGGGGTGSPVMVIKRPADFAERVGQSGLIGFGEAYMAGDWDAADLTAVLEIFATRMATLIPQSLQRLRGLYVSKPPRAERNTTKNTRSNISRHYDLSNELFELFLDETMTYSSALFSETGRVDDGEPLADAQRRKIDRLLDRAGVREGSRVLEIGTGWGELAIRAAARGATVRSVTLSTEQQDLAAQRIAAAGYSERAQVDLLDYRLVDGEYDAVVSVEMIEAVGHQYWGTYFQTIDKVLAPGGRVAIQAITMPHDRMLATRNTYTWVHKYIFPGGFLPSVRAIEEVTETQTNLRVRERLSMGDHYARTLRRWDEKFRAHSAATAELGFDDVFARMWHFYLCYSEAGFRSGYLDVQQIVLDRRGDK, from the coding sequence ATGACAACCGTTGTTCGATCTACGTCCGATGTGGACACTCGCAACTGGCCGGGAATTGCGTACGTGCCTGCCGGCACCAAGACGAGGATCGCAGCCCCCGTGGCCGACTTCCTGTTCCGGCGTGCGGTGGGAATGCTTCCGGTTCGCGCGCGATTCGACGACGGAACCGAAATCGGCGGCGGAGGAACCGGTTCGCCGGTGATGGTGATCAAGCGTCCCGCGGATTTCGCAGAACGCGTAGGCCAGAGCGGGCTCATCGGATTCGGCGAAGCGTATATGGCCGGAGACTGGGACGCCGCGGATCTCACAGCGGTGCTGGAAATATTCGCAACGCGAATGGCAACCCTGATCCCGCAGTCGCTTCAGCGTCTGCGTGGCCTGTACGTCTCCAAACCTCCGCGGGCGGAGAGAAACACGACCAAGAACACCCGATCCAATATCTCCAGACACTACGATCTGTCGAACGAGTTGTTCGAGCTGTTTCTCGACGAGACGATGACCTACTCGAGTGCGTTGTTCTCGGAGACCGGCCGCGTCGACGACGGCGAACCGCTGGCGGACGCGCAGCGCCGCAAGATCGACCGGCTTCTCGATCGCGCGGGAGTACGTGAAGGAAGTCGTGTTCTCGAGATCGGAACGGGCTGGGGGGAACTGGCGATCAGAGCTGCTGCGCGAGGTGCAACTGTTCGCTCGGTGACGTTGTCCACCGAGCAGCAGGATCTGGCAGCACAACGCATTGCAGCGGCGGGATATTCGGAGCGTGCCCAGGTTGACCTCCTGGACTACCGACTCGTCGACGGTGAATACGACGCCGTCGTGTCGGTCGAGATGATCGAAGCCGTGGGACACCAGTACTGGGGCACCTACTTCCAGACGATCGACAAGGTCTTGGCCCCGGGTGGACGGGTAGCCATACAGGCCATCACGATGCCGCACGACCGAATGCTCGCCACGCGAAACACCTACACGTGGGTGCACAAGTACATCTTTCCCGGGGGATTTCTGCCGTCGGTGCGTGCCATCGAGGAGGTCACCGAGACTCAGACGAACCTACGAGTTCGTGAGCGATTGTCGATGGGCGACCATTATGCGCGCACGCTGCGCCGCTGGGACGAGAAGTTTCGGGCGCACTCCGCCGCGACCGCCGAACTGGGGTTCGACGATGTCTTCGCCAGGATGTGGCACTTCTACCTCTGCTATTCCGAGGCCGGGTTCCGGTCCGGCTACCTCGATGTTCAGCAGATCGTGCTCGACCGAAGGGGCGACAAGTGA
- a CDS encoding histone-like nucleoid-structuring protein Lsr2, with product MAKKVYVQLVDDIDDRPIDSGGEHITFSVNGASYEIDLSDKNAKEFHRKLNYYIEHSARVGGKRPKKSASSVAPASKRDANQTKAIREWAKSNGYTISARGRIPADVEHAFDAAH from the coding sequence ATGGCCAAGAAAGTTTACGTCCAACTTGTCGATGATATCGATGACAGGCCCATCGATTCCGGAGGCGAACACATCACCTTTTCGGTGAATGGTGCAAGCTACGAAATCGACCTCAGCGACAAGAACGCCAAAGAATTCCATCGCAAACTGAACTACTACATCGAGCACTCCGCTCGCGTCGGTGGCAAACGACCCAAGAAGTCCGCATCTTCGGTCGCGCCGGCATCGAAGCGTGACGCGAATCAGACCAAAGCGATCCGAGAATGGGCCAAGTCGAATGGGTACACCATTTCCGCCCGCGGTCGAATTCCAGCCGATGTGGAGCACGCTTTCGATGCAGCGCACTGA
- a CDS encoding MFS transporter encodes MTKASPADSSDSSLPSEIWVLISASFVIALGFGIVSPALPQFATEFGVGVFAASAVISTFAFMRLIFAPASGTLVQRLGERPVYLSGLLIVALSTGACAFAQTYWQLLVFRGLGGVGSTMFSVSALGLLIRMSPSRSRGRVSGLYATSFLLGSIGGPLLGGAVVGLGLRAPFIIYAVALVIAAAVVFFSLGDMKETGVESDSSVTVLTLRAALRVPAYRAALASNFATGWVIFGVRVALIPLFVIAILERSAAVAAVSLAVFAVGNALVLTTAGRLSDVRGRKPFVVVGLVVSGVGTAVLGLTENLVIFMVFSFVAGVGSGLMTPAQQATIADIIGSRARGGPVLSTFQMSADVGAILGPVVAAKIVEGYSYGTAFVMSGAILLLAAAWWLLVPDSSPRAREHEEST; translated from the coding sequence GTGACGAAGGCGTCACCCGCCGACAGCAGCGACTCCTCCCTTCCCTCCGAGATCTGGGTCCTCATCTCGGCAAGTTTCGTCATCGCACTGGGATTCGGGATAGTCTCGCCCGCCCTGCCTCAGTTCGCGACGGAGTTCGGGGTCGGGGTTTTCGCTGCCTCCGCGGTCATCAGCACGTTTGCGTTCATGCGCCTGATCTTTGCCCCGGCCAGCGGCACTCTTGTGCAGAGGCTGGGGGAGCGTCCGGTGTATCTGTCCGGGTTGCTGATCGTCGCTCTGTCCACCGGTGCATGCGCGTTCGCGCAGACGTACTGGCAACTTCTGGTCTTCCGGGGACTCGGCGGTGTCGGTTCGACGATGTTCTCGGTCTCGGCACTCGGTCTGCTGATCCGCATGAGCCCCAGCCGAAGTCGGGGTCGGGTCTCGGGTCTCTACGCGACGAGCTTTCTCCTCGGATCCATCGGCGGGCCGCTGCTCGGTGGAGCTGTCGTCGGACTCGGACTGCGTGCACCGTTCATCATCTACGCAGTAGCGCTCGTTATCGCTGCAGCGGTGGTCTTCTTCAGTCTCGGCGACATGAAAGAAACTGGTGTCGAGAGTGATTCGTCGGTGACGGTACTCACGCTCCGGGCCGCGCTCCGCGTACCGGCATATCGGGCAGCGCTTGCATCGAACTTCGCGACCGGGTGGGTCATATTCGGGGTGCGCGTCGCGCTCATTCCGTTGTTCGTGATCGCAATTCTCGAACGGTCAGCAGCCGTGGCAGCGGTGTCGCTGGCGGTGTTCGCGGTGGGGAACGCACTGGTTCTCACTACCGCGGGCCGGTTGTCGGACGTCCGTGGGCGCAAACCGTTCGTGGTAGTCGGACTCGTCGTATCCGGGGTCGGCACCGCCGTACTCGGCCTCACCGAGAACCTCGTCATCTTCATGGTCTTCTCCTTCGTCGCGGGAGTCGGATCGGGACTGATGACACCCGCCCAGCAAGCGACCATTGCCGACATCATCGGATCGAGAGCCAGGGGCGGACCAGTGCTCTCCACGTTCCAGATGTCTGCGGACGTCGGAGCCATCCTCGGTCCCGTCGTCGCGGCAAAGATCGTCGAGGGCTACTCGTACGGAACAGCATTCGTGATGTCCGGTGCAATTCTCCTGCTCGCGGCAGCATGGTGGTTACTCGTTCCCGACTCGTCTCCTCGGGCACGTGAGCACGAAGAATCGACATGA
- the pgm gene encoding phosphoglucomutase (alpha-D-glucose-1,6-bisphosphate-dependent), translated as MAHDRAGTVALPEDLVDVAQLITAYYARKPDVSDPSQQVAFGTSGHRGSSLDGAFNEEHILATTQAIVEYRASQSITGPLFIGRDTHALSEPAWTTALEVLAANDVSVMVDSGNRYTPTPAVSHAILRYNASGSSARADGIVVTPSHNPPRDGGFKYNPPHGGPADSDATSVIAARANELLRDGLQGVKRVSLARAVATTVDSYDYLGTYVDDLPNVVDLDAIRAAGVRIGADPLGGASVDYWDAIAERHNLDLTVVNPLVDATFRFMTLDTDGKIRMDCSSPNAMASLIEARQSYDIATGNDADSDRHGIVTPDGGLMNPNHFLAVAIDYLFTHRSGWSPTTKVGKTLVSSSMIDRVVAGLGRQLLEVPVGFKWFVPGLLEGDLGFGGEESAGASFLRHDGRVWTTDKDGIILALLASEITAVTGKTPSQRYGEFADRFGSPAYARVDAPATREQKAVLAKLSPDQVQATELAGEKITATLTSAPGNGAAIGGLKVTTESAWFAARPSGTEDVYKIYAESFRGKEHLSDVQAAAKELVSQALNES; from the coding sequence GTGGCGCACGACAGAGCAGGAACGGTTGCCCTACCCGAGGATCTGGTGGACGTTGCGCAGCTGATCACAGCGTATTACGCGCGTAAGCCCGACGTCTCCGATCCCAGCCAGCAGGTAGCGTTCGGTACCTCGGGTCACCGTGGTTCCAGTCTGGACGGTGCGTTCAACGAAGAGCACATCCTCGCGACCACGCAGGCGATCGTCGAATACCGAGCGTCGCAAAGTATCACCGGTCCGTTGTTCATCGGGCGTGATACCCACGCACTGTCGGAGCCGGCCTGGACCACTGCGCTGGAAGTGCTTGCAGCGAACGATGTCTCGGTCATGGTCGATTCGGGCAACCGATACACGCCGACGCCTGCGGTCAGCCATGCGATCCTGCGGTACAACGCGTCGGGGTCGTCCGCGAGAGCGGACGGCATCGTCGTCACACCGTCGCACAACCCTCCCCGTGACGGTGGCTTCAAATACAACCCACCGCACGGTGGTCCGGCGGACAGTGATGCAACGTCGGTCATCGCTGCGCGTGCCAACGAGCTTCTTCGGGATGGACTGCAGGGAGTGAAGCGTGTGTCGCTGGCCCGTGCTGTCGCCACGACCGTCGATTCGTACGACTACCTGGGCACCTACGTGGACGACCTACCGAACGTGGTCGATCTCGACGCGATCCGCGCCGCCGGAGTGCGCATCGGCGCCGATCCACTCGGCGGTGCGAGCGTCGATTACTGGGACGCCATCGCCGAGCGTCACAATCTCGACCTCACAGTCGTCAATCCACTCGTCGATGCGACGTTCCGCTTCATGACCCTCGACACCGACGGGAAGATCCGGATGGACTGCTCGTCGCCCAATGCGATGGCGTCGCTGATCGAAGCTCGGCAGTCCTACGACATCGCGACCGGCAACGACGCGGACTCCGACCGACACGGCATCGTCACACCCGACGGCGGCCTGATGAATCCCAATCACTTTCTCGCTGTCGCAATCGATTATCTGTTCACCCACCGATCTGGCTGGTCACCCACGACGAAGGTCGGTAAGACGCTCGTGTCGTCCTCGATGATCGATCGAGTCGTCGCTGGTCTCGGGCGACAACTACTGGAGGTCCCCGTCGGCTTCAAGTGGTTCGTTCCGGGGCTGCTCGAAGGCGACCTCGGGTTCGGCGGCGAGGAAAGTGCAGGAGCGTCGTTCCTGCGGCACGACGGGCGAGTCTGGACGACGGACAAGGACGGCATCATCCTCGCGCTGCTGGCATCGGAGATCACCGCGGTTACGGGTAAGACGCCCTCACAACGCTACGGTGAGTTCGCCGACCGGTTCGGAAGCCCGGCCTACGCACGTGTCGACGCCCCCGCCACGCGTGAGCAGAAGGCGGTACTCGCCAAGCTGTCGCCGGATCAGGTTCAGGCCACCGAGCTCGCGGGAGAGAAGATCACGGCGACTCTGACGTCGGCGCCCGGCAACGGCGCGGCTATCGGCGGACTGAAGGTAACCACCGAAAGTGCGTGGTTTGCTGCGAGACCGTCGGGAACCGAGGACGTGTACAAGATCTACGCCGAGTCGTTTCGCGGTAAGGAACATCTGTCGGATGTTCAGGCCGCAGCGAAAGAACTGGTGTCGCAGGCCTTGAACGAATCGTGA
- a CDS encoding DUF1295 domain-containing protein, with translation MRSFQWSDFLLVSGGSLLATAVLMVVTALIGARVGRHSVVDVTWGGGFVLIALVSATVGTGEAWRRTLMLAIVGIWGLRLAWHVFRRSLGKGEDPRYEELLSKATGNTTLYALRKIYLTQAVALWFVSLPIQVSAVAGDSVGVVAAVGVLLWVVGLTFEAVGDAQLNAFKADTSNKGKIMDRGLWSWTRHPNYFGDALVWWAIFLVSASAWPGVATLLSPIAMTYFLVFATGARLLERSMAERPGYREYQRRTSYFLPMPPTNT, from the coding sequence ATGAGGTCGTTTCAGTGGTCCGATTTTCTTCTTGTTTCAGGTGGGTCGCTTCTGGCCACCGCAGTGTTGATGGTCGTCACCGCACTCATCGGCGCCCGGGTCGGTAGGCACAGCGTCGTCGACGTCACGTGGGGTGGAGGTTTCGTCCTCATTGCACTGGTCTCGGCGACGGTCGGAACCGGCGAAGCGTGGCGGCGAACGTTGATGCTCGCGATCGTCGGGATCTGGGGACTTCGACTGGCGTGGCACGTGTTCCGGCGATCGCTCGGGAAGGGGGAGGACCCGCGATACGAGGAATTGCTGTCGAAAGCAACCGGAAACACCACGCTCTATGCGTTGCGCAAGATCTACCTGACTCAGGCCGTCGCACTGTGGTTCGTGTCGCTACCGATCCAGGTGTCCGCCGTCGCGGGTGACTCGGTCGGCGTCGTGGCGGCAGTGGGCGTCCTGCTGTGGGTTGTAGGGCTCACGTTCGAGGCGGTGGGGGACGCTCAACTGAATGCCTTCAAAGCGGATACGTCGAACAAGGGCAAGATCATGGATCGCGGGCTGTGGTCGTGGACCCGCCATCCCAACTACTTCGGTGACGCGTTGGTCTGGTGGGCGATTTTCCTGGTGAGCGCCTCGGCGTGGCCGGGAGTGGCGACCCTTCTCTCGCCGATCGCGATGACGTACTTCCTCGTGTTCGCCACCGGAGCTCGGTTGCTCGAGCGTTCGATGGCCGAGCGCCCTGGCTATCGCGAGTATCAGCGACGAACGAGTTATTTCCTTCCGATGCCACCGACAAACACGTGA
- a CDS encoding DsbA family protein encodes MSEKRTSGAKYTPQPTSNTFTYVLAGIAVVVVIVVVTVAILWQRGGDEPRNDGYGSVSNSAVELAVLDDGVVQLGVPGAGRTVDIFEDPMCPFCGQLEVKHGQELAQKIDEGTISLRYHMVVLPQLNQASASGDYSSRAVAASHCVAASSNAVVYSAFHATLFSAEFQPEENSDTDHTDAELADMATQSGANSSAAECITSGERSAAAAADADTARAALAAAGAAGTPGVLVDGELVDALGNSEWVQSIA; translated from the coding sequence GTGAGCGAAAAGAGAACCTCCGGTGCGAAGTACACACCGCAGCCGACCTCGAATACTTTCACCTACGTTCTGGCGGGAATTGCCGTCGTCGTCGTGATCGTCGTCGTGACCGTTGCGATCCTGTGGCAGCGAGGCGGAGACGAGCCTCGGAACGACGGTTACGGCTCGGTCTCGAACTCGGCTGTCGAACTTGCCGTCCTCGACGACGGCGTAGTACAGCTCGGCGTCCCTGGGGCTGGGCGGACGGTCGACATCTTCGAGGATCCGATGTGCCCGTTCTGCGGGCAACTCGAGGTCAAGCACGGCCAAGAGCTCGCTCAGAAGATCGACGAGGGAACGATCTCGTTGCGGTACCACATGGTCGTGCTGCCCCAACTGAATCAGGCGTCCGCCAGCGGGGATTACTCGAGCCGAGCCGTCGCTGCGTCGCACTGCGTTGCCGCATCATCGAATGCCGTTGTGTATTCCGCATTTCACGCAACGCTGTTCTCCGCCGAGTTCCAACCTGAGGAGAATTCGGACACCGACCACACCGACGCCGAACTGGCGGACATGGCAACGCAGAGCGGCGCCAACAGCTCTGCGGCCGAGTGCATAACGTCCGGGGAGCGATCCGCAGCAGCTGCTGCGGACGCGGACACCGCCCGCGCAGCATTGGCGGCAGCCGGCGCAGCCGGCACACCAGGCGTCCTCGTCGACGGTGAACTCGTGGACGCGCTCGGCAATTCGGAATGGGTCCAGTCGATCGCCTGA